A window from Drosophila subobscura isolate 14011-0131.10 chromosome O, UCBerk_Dsub_1.0, whole genome shotgun sequence encodes these proteins:
- the LOC117897601 gene encoding carbonic anhydrase 2-like — MPESRIFQKLLLLLPLAYTPHPQLPHNDDGDHEVQHWNYEYHGNDWGGTCRTGLRQSPIRLAVHKSLIVPLPRIVFGNYDTKLRSPLKLVNNGHSAHMDIPETLDNSKPFIAGGLLKGRYIAEGLHFHWGSPNWRGSEHSIKDQRFDVEMHIVHRNSRYADLKEARNHKDCVAVLGVMFKIVQQPDSVFPGLNKIFAQLPKIKKYKQEANIVGSLTLGQLLGNLNTRDFFTYRGSLTTPECEESVTWTVFSQPLPISFAAVSRFWNLRSNDGYRLVNNYRSIQPRNSRPVYYRTSPNQISNLLG; from the exons ATGCCAGAATCGAGAATTTTTCAAAAACTTTTACTATTGCTGCCGCTTGCCTATACGCCGCATCCACAACTGCCACATAATG ATGACGGCGATCATGAGGTGCAACATTGGAACTACGAATATCATGGGAACGACTGGGGTGGCACATGTCGGACGGGACTACGGCAATCCCCCATCCGCTTGGCAGTTCATAAA TCGCTGATCGTACCACTGCCGCGGATTGTGTTTGGGAATTACGACACAAAGCTGAGATCTCCGCTTAAGTTGGTGAACAACGGGCATTCGG CTCACATGGACATACCCGAAACGCTTGACAACAGCAAACCGTTTATAGCTGGAGGCCTCCTCAAAGGTCGTTACATTGCGGAGGGTCTCCACTTCCATTGGGGATCCCCGAACTGGCGGGGCTCTGAGCATTCCATCAAAGACCAACGTTTCGATGTGGAAATGCACATTGTTCATAGGAATTCGAGGTATGCCGATCTCAAAGAAGCGCGTAATCATAAAGATTGCGTCGCTGTGCTTGGAGTTATGTTCAAAATTGTCCAA CAACCGGATAGCGTGTTTCCCGGTCTGAATAAAATCTTTGCTCAGCTGCCAAAGATTAAGAAATACAAACAGGAAGCGAATATCGTGGGCAGTCTCACATTGGGCCAATTGCTTGGAAATTTGAACACCCGCGACTTTTTCACCTACAGAGGATCACTGACGACGCCTGAATGCGAAGAATCAGTTACCTGGACCGTGTTCTCCCAGCCCCTGCCCATAAGCTTTGCGGCTGTCTCGCGATTTTGGAACCTGCGCAGCAACGACGGTTACAGATTGGTCAACAATTATCGAAGTATACAGCCACGGAATAGCCGTCCCGTGTACTATCGCACCAGCCCGAATCAGATAAGCAATTTGCTTGGCTAG
- the LOC117896794 gene encoding putative carbonic anhydrase 3, with protein sequence MFLLPTLGFLLFLSCCCCSNALIELSEQYLNDIKLDQAADQSDYNYDHQGDDWDGLCQTGNRQSPIVLNMYDTVPGNVPRLRFFNYDSYLQTPLVLMNNGHTANLVIPPTRDGQRPIVTGGLLPGVFEAQSLHFHWGSENSSGTEHIILNLRDSAQVEAHIVHKNIRYRTVAEASMHPDGLAVLAVLIRSARSPMASTNNLVKIFNRLPRIVRSGTNVTITGQLTAANLMGDIITGQYFTYNGSLTTPDCAEAVTWVVFPQIVNIYYRIVERLYNLRDSRSKPLINNYRSIQDTNGRPVYYRNF encoded by the exons atgtttcttttgcCTACTCTCGGCTTCCTGCTGttcctcagctgctgctgctgctccaacgcCTTGATAGAGCTATCGGAGCAATATCTGAACGACATTAAGCTCGACCAGGCGGCTGACCAGTCTGACTATAACTACGACCATCAGGGCGATGACTGGGATGGCCTATGCCAGACGGGAAACCGACAGTCCCCCATTGTTCTCAATATGTACGAT ACTGTGCCAGGGAACGTGCCTCGCCTTCGCTTCTTCAACTATGACAGTTATCTGCAAACTCCGCTGGTATTGATGAACAATGGCCACACAG CCAACCTGGTCATACCACCCACTCGAGATGGACAGCGTCCCATTGTCACTGGTGGACTTCTCCCGGGAGTCTTTGAGGCCCAGAGCTTGCACTTCCATTGGGGATCGGAAAACTCCAGCGGCACAGAGCATATAATATTGAATTTGAGAGACAGCGCACAGGTGGAGGCGCACATTGTGCACAAGAATATTCGCTATAGAACTGTTGCGGAGGCCAGTATGCATCCGGATGGCCTGGCCGTTCTGGCAGTTCTGATCCGCTCCGCAAGGAGCCCCATGGCATCGACTAACAACCTCGTCAAGATCTTCAATCGGCTTCCTCGCATTGTTCGATCGGGCACCAATGTCACAATAACTGGTCAATTGACTGCTGCAAATCTGATGGGAGATATCATAACGGGACAGTACTTCACCTATAATG GATCGCTGACTACGCCGGACTGTGCCGAGGCTGTTACATGGGTTGTGTTCCCACAAATCGTCAACATTTACTACCGGATAGTTGAGAGACTGTATAACCTGAGAGACTCGCGCTCAAAGCCCTTGATAAACAACTATCGCAGCATACAAGACACAAATGGAAGACCAGTCTACTATCGAAACttttaa
- the LOC117897082 gene encoding pickpocket protein 28: MAKEALPFRLAVGRAAWWIPHPGPKPPQYHRKSTRHAPATVPVTVTVTNTVMVSAATSAEDARKLPFAAALKDLLQNLSFHCYGKLVENGRRIQERFFWLIFHITALSVLIAFLWGTYTNGIQEALVTTMYHPLYPIWKVEFPAISVCSFNRISERAAWRYALELSLKDPRQREVSFFYDQLKDFLSLFYISNETTDIDRALRFQSFLDRFDVEPHELFFNTRRRMHFLTPNCSDMFVSCRIAGRTFDCLEQFEETLTTHGYCCTFNYDGRYVNKRDFRQRYFGPEMGLVLTLKTMPSDSFYQVNPQKGFRISIYEPHSYPDPYSGGVAERMAKTGVNTLLPVRAKIFETVPEARRMSKTVRKCLFADEMPWIFARRYTFSKCISACRARSVVSLCECVPFSMPQRYIDGSETRLYCTLQHNECLRRYAFKWLNVITSRENVTGLEHEMQDALYCPQCLASCTETRYSVRGAMTLALPSTSKSPPRSSLGPTANNSYGHASSSSSTNSNSSSQTEMAVVRIYFAETHIQYFRQIIKSAWYETFSTIGNICGIIAGFSLIGICELLFFLAKQLWQACKAELRAELAHIQWRKEHQHPTRGTGRQHLGAAAGTSAAARAQERPMELFILP; the protein is encoded by the exons atggcaaaggAGGCACTGCCCTTTCGACTGGCCGTGGGTAGAGCTGCCTGGTGGATACCCCATCCAGGACCAAAACCACCGCAATACCATCGCAAATCCACTCGACACGCACCTGCGACCGTGCCtgtgacggtgacggtgacgaACACGGTCATGGTCAGTGCCGCGACTTCGGCGGAGGATGCGCGAAAATTGCCATTTGCTGCCGCTTTAAAGGATTTGCTGCAGAACCTGTCCTTTCATTGTTATGGCAAATTAGTCGAGAACGGCCGTCGCATTCAGGAGCG CTTCTTCTGGCTCATTTTCCACATAACTGCCCTGAGCGTTCTAATTGCATTCCTCTGGGGTACCTACACGAACGGGATCCAGGAGGCTCTGGTGACCACGATGTACCATCCGCTGTATCCCATTTGGAAGGTGGAGTTCCCCGCGATATCCGTGTGCAGCTTTAATCGCATATCCGAGCGTGCTGCCTGGCGTTACGCCCTCGAGCT GAGCCTCAAGGATCCAAGGCAGCGCGAGGTTAGCTTCTTCTACGACCAGCTGAAGGACTTTTTGTCATTGTTCTACATTTCCAATGAGACAACGGACATTGACAGGGCCCTGCGCTTTCAGAGCTTCCTCGATCGGTTCGATGTTGAGCCACATGAGCTCTTCTTCAATACCAGACGCCGCATGCACTTCCTCACACCCAACTGCAGCGACATGTTTGTGTCCTGCCGCATTGCAGGACGTACCTTCGATTGTCTCGAACAGTTCGAGGAAACCCTCACAACTCATGGCTACTGTTGCACCTTCAACTATGATGGCAG GTATGTGAACAAGCGGGACTTTCGACAACGTTATTTTGGACCCGAAATGGGCCTGGTGTTGACTCTAAAGACAATGCCCAGCGACAGTTTTTACCAAGTGAATCCACAAAAGGGTTTTAGG ATTTCCATATATGAGCCACATAGCTATCCGGATCCCTATTCCGGCGGAGTGGCCGAAAGAATGGCCAAGACGGGCGTCAACACCTTGCTGCCTGTAAGGGCAAAGATCTTTGAAACGGTGCCCGAAGCTCGCAGGATGAGTAAGACGGTG CGCAAGTGTCTCTTTGCGGACGAAATGCCATGGATCTTTGCCCGTCGCTATACTTTCAGCAAGTGCATCTCCGCCTGCCGAGCCCGCAGCGTTGTCAGCCTGTGCGAGTGCGTTCCCTTCAGTATGCCCCAGCGGTATATTGATGGGAGTGAGACGCGGCTCTACTGCACGCTGCAGCACAATGAGTGCCTCAGGCGCTACGCGT TTAAATGGTTGAATGTCATCACCAGTCGCGAGAACGTCACTGGCCTGGAGCACGAGATGCAGGATGCCCTCTACTGTCCACAGTGCCTGGCCTCCTGCACGGAGACGCGCTACAGCGTGCGCGGTGCCATGACACTGGCCCTCCCGAGCACATCGAAGTCCCCACC gCGAAGCAGCCTTGGACCTACTGCCAATAACAGTTACGGCcatgccagctccagctccagcaccaacTCCAACTCATCCTCTCAGACGGAGATGGCTGTGgttcgtatttattttgccGAAACGCACATTCAATACTTTCGCCAGATTATTAAGAGTGCCTGGTACGAGACCTTCA GTACAATTGGCAACATCTGCGGCATTATAGCGGGCTTCTCATTGATTGGCATCTGCgagctgttgttttttctagCCAAACAATTATGGCAAGCCTGCAAAGCGGAACTGAGGGCAGAACTCGCACACATTCAATGGCGGAAGGAGCACCAACACCCCACTAGGGGTACAGGGCGGCAGCAcctgggagcagcagcaggaacatcAGCAGCTGCAAGGGCACAGGAGCGACCAATGGAGTTGTTTATCCTGCCGTAA
- the LOC117896813 gene encoding methionyl-tRNA formyltransferase, mitochondrial, translating to MFYGQKLVNNFYKYKRKAWQSVCPIIKRCITTREPPRILFFGTDNFSLPSLQALHKNCSHNLGVVTSLKSPANCVRSYAERQKLPLQRWPIAEPQCADYDLGVVVSFGHMIPAHIINAFPLGMINVHASLLPRWRGAAPIIYAIMRGDASTGVSIMKIEPHHFDIGAVLAQREVPVRRDIYMPELYASLALLGADLLVDTVNNLSDRLKNAKPQENATASYAPKITSKVTEVLWTDHSADELYARHRALYGYKNLTTSFLDKHIQLLELRLPEKQLAVQAPGHFSYQRSRKSLLIGCAQGTQLEVLQLRVEGRKPMSAMDFSNGFLRQASSLQFTHNKQVAC from the exons atgttttatgGCCAGAAACTAGTCAATAACTTTTATAAATACAAGAGAAAAGCGTGGCAAAGTGTGTGCCCCATAATCAAACGTTGTATAACAACCCGCGAGCCGCCTAGAATTCTGTTTTTCGGCACAGACAACTTTTCGTTGCCCAGTCTTCAGGCACTTCACAAGAATTGCAG TCACAACTTGGGCGTGGTAACGTCCTTAAAGAGTCCCGCCAACTGTGTGCGAAGCTATGCGGAGCGGCAGAAACTCCCCTTGCAGCGGTGGCCCATCGCAGAGCCTCAATGCGCGGACTACGATCTGGGCGTTGTGGTCTCCTTTGGTCACATGATTCCTGCGCACATCATTAATGCCTTTCCGCTCGGAATGATCAATGTGCATGCCAGCCTGCTGCCTCGCTGGAGAGGAGCTGCACCCATCATCTACGCGATTATGAGGGGCGATGCGAGCACGGGCGTTTCCATAATGAAAATTGAGCCACATCACTTTGATATTGGTGCT gttcTGGCACAGCGTGAAGTTCCTGTTAGAAGGGATATCTACATGCCAGAGCTCTATGCCTCATTGGCGCTTTTGGGCGCTGACTTGCTGGTGGATACTGTGAACAACTTGTCCGACAGGCTGAAGAATGCCAAGCCACAGGAAAATGCAACTGCCAGCTATG CTCCCAAAATCACATCCAAAGTGACAGAAGTACTGTGGACAGACCACAGCGCCGACGAGTTGTATGCCCGGCATAGAGCTCTGTATGGCTACAAAAATCTTACGACAAGCTTTCTGGACAAGCACATACAACTGCTGGAGCTGCGCTTGCCTGAGAAGCAGCTGGCGGTGCAGGCACCAGGCCATTTCAGCTACCAACGCTCGAGGAAGTCTCTGCTGATAGGCTGTGCCCAGGGCACGCAGCTGgaagtgctgcagctgcgcgtGGAGGGACGCAAACCAATGAGTGCCATGGATTTCAGCAATGGATTCCTGAGGCAAGCGAGCTCGTTGCAGTTTACACACAATAAACAAGTTGCCTGTTGA
- the LOC117897600 gene encoding protein spindle-F: MEATAAKTTIPPVSTSSSTTSSEKMNYALQVALQTIKERCIQLQRRVTSMEEENQRLREANAKGSSAVQPGNGGDDSLSLRTQVAELQRQKDQLEEHIGMVSNENRRLWSRLSQISKDQQQQQLLLAQAPAKAEDASPDSRANQNLIRSKTFTQHSPNPHLRQKMISDGLRDISLEEIVLDDFGAGDTEMGCYPYGLPVEETTASEPDANLDAKRCMDGLQDLRREAMKQQQELSSALTLLETRFALQPCPECAQKAAKKPEMADKSLETDESLNNELKLYHSEQNDPLNGSHNGHGSAPPSRMNIIQEKLKADAADAMEKTCPMCGKQYSSQVSFNAFREHVEMHFIDDALEMEIEGSVERQFEFVSHTVGDF, translated from the exons ATGGAGGCAACAGCTGCTAAGACAACCATCCCCCCGgtcagcaccagctccagcacaaCATCCAGCGAAAAAATGAACTACGCACTGCAAGTGGCCCTGCAGACGATCAAAGAGCGGTGCATACAGCTGCAGCGGAGGGTGACAAgcatggaggaggagaaccAGCGACTGCGCGAGGCCAACGCCAAGGGCTCCAGTGCTGTCCAGCCGGGCAATGGCGGCGACGATTCGTTGTCGCTGCGCACACAAGTGGCCGAGCTGCAGCGCCAGAAGGatcagctggaggagcacatcGGCATGGTGTCGAACGAGAATCGCAGACTGTGGTCGCGGCTGTCACAAATCTCCAaggaccagcagcaacagcagctgctgctggcacaggcCCCGGCAAAGGCCGAGGATGCGTCACCCGACTCGCGTGCCAATCAGAATCTTATTCGCTCCAAGACTTTCACACAGCACTCGCCAAATCCGCACTTGCGCCAGAAGATGATCTCAGATGGCCTGAGGGACATCAGCCTCGAGGAGATAGTGCTGGATGACTTCGGGGCCGGCGACACCGAGATGGGCTGCTACCCCTATGGCCTGCCCGTGGAGGAGACAACGGCCAGTGAGCCAGATGCCAATTTGGATGCCAAACGTTGCATGGATGGGCTGCAGGATCTGCGACGGGAGGccatgaagcagcagcaggagctgagcTCTGCCCTCACGCTGCTGGAGACCCGTTTTG CACTGCAGCCCTGCCCGGAGTGCGCCCAGAAGGCTGCCAAGAAGCCAGAAATGGCAGATAAGAGCCTCGAGACCGATGAGAGTCTCAACAACGAGCTAAAACTCTACCACAGCGAGCAAAATGATCCACTCAATGGTAGCCACAACGGGCACGGTTCTGCCCCTCCCTCTCGGATGAACATAATCCAAGAGAAGCTAAAGGCCGACGCTGCCGATGCCATGGAGAAGACCTGCCCCATGTGCGGCAAGCAGTACTCCAGCCAGGTGTCATTCAACGCGTTCCGGGAGCACGTGGAGATGCACTTCATAGACGACGCCTTGGAGATGGAGATCGAGGGCAGTGTGGAGCGACAGTTCGAGTTCGTTTCGCATACGGTTGGCGACTTCTGA
- the LOC117896814 gene encoding 39S ribosomal protein L32, mitochondrial, with the protein MSKNLFLSITNFVRTLERLFLPYGGHPPALALAGFQHEHGSTSSNNRTQQEFSLKELIGNGMLWAVPKHRRSVEKRLNRKFGYPEYVWKPLKVKQNIRSCQTCGHDHEMGVLCPFCYNKVLKETEDMQAKIQEKLGLDPIDKEVIVLYEGEKAEQTAENLEGKRIVEMKKPRPMWFTKNLLQKSTQPLSESKEVKPSDLA; encoded by the exons ATGTcgaaaaatttgtttttatcaaTTACAAACTTTGTTAGAACCTTGGAGCGACTTTTCCTTCCCTATGGAGGACATCCACCAG CGCTGGCTCTGGCCGGCTTTCAGCACGAAcatggcagcaccagcagcaacaaccggACACAGCAGGAGTTCAGTTTGAAGGAGCTGATTGGCAATGGAATGCTCTGGGCCGTGCCCAAGCACAGGCGTTCCGTGGAGAAGCGTCTCAACCGCAAATTCGGCTATCCAGAGTACGTGTGGAAGCCGCTCAAGGTGAAGCAAAACATCCGCTCGTGCCAGACATGTGGCCATGACCACGAAATGGGTGTGCTGTGTC CCTTCTGCTACAACAAGGTGCTAAAGGAAACGGAGGATATGCAGGCGAAAATCCAAGAGAAACTCGGCCTGGATCCCATCGACAAGGAGGTTATTGTGCTGTACGAGGGCGAGAAGGCCGAACAGACTGCCGAGAATCTGGAGGGCAAACGAATTGTGGAAATGAAGAAGCCCCGTCCCATGTGGTTCACCAAAAATCTACTACAGAAATCCACACAGCCACTGTCGGAATCGAAGGAGGTGAAACCCTCCGATCTGGCATAG